The following coding sequences are from one Panthera leo isolate Ple1 chromosome E1, P.leo_Ple1_pat1.1, whole genome shotgun sequence window:
- the LOC122206723 gene encoding protein SCO1 homolog, mitochondrial isoform X1: MAGFLRIPGSAMRLPGSRLWRLLPHGLGVWAPADGTARAWMRQLCALREEARRTSELARSCRGDRPLCTATPPPPGSSGPEPKGRRDPTRPSKPGPVSWKSLAFTFAIGGALLAGMKYFKKEKTEKLEKERQRSLGKPLLGGPFSLTTHTGEPVTDQDYLGQWVLIYFGFTHCPDICPEELEKMIQVVDEIDGIPTLPNLTPLFITIDPERDTKEAIAKYVKEFSPKLVGLTGTKEEIDRVARAYRVYYSPGPRDEDEDYIVDHTIIMYLIGPDGQFLDYFGQNKKNAEIAGSIAAHMREHRKKS, from the exons ATGGCGGGCTTCTTACGGATACCGGGGTCCGCTATGCGGCTTCCGGGGAGCCGACTTTGGCGTCTCCTGCCCCACGGACTCGGGGTCTGGGCCCCGGCGGACGGGACCGCCAGAGCCTGGATGAGGCAGCTCTGCGCGCTGCGAGAGGAGGCGCGACGGACCTCGGAGCTCGCACGCAGCTGCCGGGGAGACCGGCCCCTCTGCACGGCGACGCCACCTCCACCGGGGTCGTCGGGTCCCGAGCCGAAGGGCCGCAGAGACCCCACGCGGCCCTCCAAGCCCGGG CCTGTTTCCTGGAAGTCTTTAGCATTCACATTTGCTATTGGTGGAGCCTTATTGGCTGGAATGAAGtacttcaagaaagaaaagacagaga AGCTAGAGAAGGAGCGGCAGCGGAGCTTGGGAAAGCCTCTCCTCGGGGGCCCGTTTTCCCTCACGACTCATACTGGAGAGCCCGTCACTGACCAAGACTACCTGGGTCAGTGGGTCCTGATTTATTTTGGTTTCACTCATTGCCCTGATATCTGTCcagaagaactagaaaaaatgatTCAAGTCGTGGATGAGATAG ATGGAATTCCAACTCTGCCAAATTTAACTCCGCTTTTCATCACTATCGACCCAGAGAGGGACACCAAAGAAGCCATCGCCAAGTATGTGAAAG aattttctcCCAAACTGGTTGGCTTGACTGGCACCAAAGAAGAGATCGACCGAGTGGCCAGAGCGTACAGGGTGTATTACAGTCCTGGCCCCAGGGACGAGGACGAGGACTACATC GTGGATCATACAATAATAATGTACTTGATTGGACCAGATGGCCAGTTTCTAGATTATTTTGGCCAGAACAAGAAGAATGCAGAAATAGCTGGTTCCATTGCTGCGCACATGAGGGAACATAGGAAAAAGAGCTAG
- the LOC122206723 gene encoding protein SCO1 homolog, mitochondrial isoform X2, whose translation MAGFLRIPGSAMRLPGSRLWRLLPHGLGVWAPADGTARAWMRQLCALREEARRTSELARSCRGDRPLCTATPPPPGSSGPEPKGRRDPTRPSKPGPVSWKSLAFTFAIGGALLAGMKYFKKEKTEKLEKERQRSLGKPLLGGPFSLTTHTGEPVTDQDYLDGIPTLPNLTPLFITIDPERDTKEAIAKYVKEFSPKLVGLTGTKEEIDRVARAYRVYYSPGPRDEDEDYIVDHTIIMYLIGPDGQFLDYFGQNKKNAEIAGSIAAHMREHRKKS comes from the exons ATGGCGGGCTTCTTACGGATACCGGGGTCCGCTATGCGGCTTCCGGGGAGCCGACTTTGGCGTCTCCTGCCCCACGGACTCGGGGTCTGGGCCCCGGCGGACGGGACCGCCAGAGCCTGGATGAGGCAGCTCTGCGCGCTGCGAGAGGAGGCGCGACGGACCTCGGAGCTCGCACGCAGCTGCCGGGGAGACCGGCCCCTCTGCACGGCGACGCCACCTCCACCGGGGTCGTCGGGTCCCGAGCCGAAGGGCCGCAGAGACCCCACGCGGCCCTCCAAGCCCGGG CCTGTTTCCTGGAAGTCTTTAGCATTCACATTTGCTATTGGTGGAGCCTTATTGGCTGGAATGAAGtacttcaagaaagaaaagacagaga AGCTAGAGAAGGAGCGGCAGCGGAGCTTGGGAAAGCCTCTCCTCGGGGGCCCGTTTTCCCTCACGACTCATACTGGAGAGCCCGTCACTGACCAAGACTACCTGG ATGGAATTCCAACTCTGCCAAATTTAACTCCGCTTTTCATCACTATCGACCCAGAGAGGGACACCAAAGAAGCCATCGCCAAGTATGTGAAAG aattttctcCCAAACTGGTTGGCTTGACTGGCACCAAAGAAGAGATCGACCGAGTGGCCAGAGCGTACAGGGTGTATTACAGTCCTGGCCCCAGGGACGAGGACGAGGACTACATC GTGGATCATACAATAATAATGTACTTGATTGGACCAGATGGCCAGTTTCTAGATTATTTTGGCCAGAACAAGAAGAATGCAGAAATAGCTGGTTCCATTGCTGCGCACATGAGGGAACATAGGAAAAAGAGCTAG